One Mycoplasmoides pneumoniae FH genomic region harbors:
- a CDS encoding ATP-binding cassette domain-containing protein encodes MVNPVLVFDQVSLKYNGAPLLENINFTISPGEHICLLGKSGVGKTSLLNCITNTKTISKGTIYFNGIASNNKDYKQLKKQFSFLDQVPNLIDTDFVYDAIWREAKNNLKWWQRLFLVEPQSLREQIIQILEEVNLKEYVTYIIKDLSGGQKQRVEVAKLFFANSQVLLVDEPTTGLDLINAHKIMELITQFARQKAMTLIFVTHDVEFALKYSDRIIALKNKALVLDQATNKLTKQKLMQIYHD; translated from the coding sequence ATGGTTAATCCAGTCTTAGTTTTTGATCAAGTTTCCCTTAAATATAACGGAGCACCACTTTTAGAAAACATTAACTTTACAATTTCACCTGGTGAACACATTTGCTTGTTGGGTAAATCTGGTGTTGGTAAAACTAGTCTTTTAAACTGCATTACTAACACCAAAACAATTTCGAAGGGAACCATTTATTTCAATGGTATTGCTTCTAATAACAAGGATTACAAACAATTAAAAAAACAGTTCAGTTTTTTAGATCAAGTACCTAATTTAATCGACACTGACTTCGTTTATGACGCCATTTGAAGGGAAGCGAAAAATAACCTGAAATGGTGACAACGGTTATTTTTAGTGGAACCTCAATCGCTAAGAGAACAAATTATCCAAATCCTTGAAGAGGTTAACCTAAAGGAATATGTCACTTACATTATTAAGGACTTGTCAGGTGGTCAAAAACAACGTGTGGAAGTAGCTAAATTGTTCTTTGCCAATTCCCAAGTTTTATTAGTTGATGAGCCCACTACTGGACTTGATTTAATCAATGCGCACAAAATCATGGAACTAATTACCCAATTTGCGCGCCAAAAAGCAATGACCTTAATCTTTGTGACCCATGATGTTGAGTTTGCGCTCAAATACAGTGACCGTATTATTGCTCTAAAAAATAAGGCATTAGTTTTAGATCAAGCTACAAATAAGCTTACCAAACAAAAGTTAATGCAAATTTATCATGACTAG
- a CDS encoding P68 family surface lipoprotein — MVIKKGFFALSSCTLGLGLILTACGARGKFDQVDDGVIKLATSIQNKDSIAALNTIYKKYKERHPGSYPVQNFQVPGGYSGLRNDIRTRLSAKDGNNFYNIVLNYPDVVSSLATSDMQLILDNVDTKLLSKNFLSFNERIGGVRQKGIYAIPISLSTELMVLNGPVLHYILNSAKKKENGAQMIKRSGSFSTVQKGTMAIDMNDQKTKDLWQKIENAAKANGKTTSTQTSPQPKNAVSSLQLKQAAEGTSTDNSQDAENSDNEIKKTWGEYKEEGNHTLKGYTFKASVFENWNELLDFSTRVANSFPDKIKNQASKKATELQGVFGVDSVSGALFSATFAAGGGDYDKFFFNVKNGRGNFRNLLEKGSSYNNLQKVFNDYKQLISSNGLYINKGGAYSSNFLKFHQLAFSVGSSSGYNFAFAGESAKRLEFGQKAIEYPRDTYEIKAPTNSQNGNGTLLGSFTKSKSNGKEQSGQDEDNQTSETIELYKSSVPSGKEAGKNALAITNQQLISALENAAKDNKTSQPQARSLTASDQVQITQSSDKVIGYITTSNLDIDNNNTFDVGKLNGDKSTSKIIVNATLKTLNKINTLQSEEGIILPHPQKYKSTDPQAVATVQGPSIIGVHANAKENAETQKFINWFINQKETWPENSKGNKNGQNCQMTAAQYFAKSSGYVLPYSETFTKQSEDEHSKTKDAYKILKDVNDGKLVGYSDPSDFRSGKFRDTIVAAFSGAVSSKADFNKFFKDFEQQLGQEYRRG; from the coding sequence ATGGTTATTAAGAAGGGTTTTTTCGCGTTATCAAGTTGCACATTAGGTCTAGGTCTTATTTTAACTGCATGTGGTGCTAGGGGTAAATTTGACCAAGTTGACGATGGTGTTATTAAGCTAGCTACTTCAATCCAAAATAAGGACAGTATCGCTGCTTTAAACACCATTTACAAGAAGTATAAGGAACGCCATCCAGGGAGTTATCCAGTTCAAAATTTTCAGGTTCCCGGTGGTTACAGTGGTTTACGGAACGACATTAGAACGCGTTTATCAGCTAAAGATGGCAACAACTTTTACAACATAGTACTCAACTATCCTGATGTTGTCTCCTCATTGGCTACAAGTGACATGCAACTAATATTGGATAACGTTGACACCAAGCTCCTTTCGAAAAATTTCTTGAGCTTTAACGAGCGAATTGGTGGTGTACGACAAAAGGGGATTTATGCAATTCCCATTTCCCTTTCCACTGAATTAATGGTGCTCAACGGACCGGTATTGCACTATATTTTGAACAGTGCTAAGAAGAAGGAAAACGGTGCTCAAATGATTAAAAGATCAGGTAGTTTTTCCACTGTTCAAAAAGGTACCATGGCAATCGACATGAATGATCAAAAAACCAAAGATCTTTGACAAAAAATCGAAAACGCTGCTAAGGCTAATGGTAAGACAACTAGCACTCAAACAAGTCCACAACCAAAAAACGCTGTTAGCTCACTCCAGCTAAAACAGGCAGCTGAAGGTACTAGCACTGATAATTCTCAGGATGCAGAAAATAGCGATAACGAAATCAAAAAGACTTGGGGTGAATACAAGGAAGAGGGTAACCACACACTGAAGGGTTACACCTTTAAGGCTAGTGTCTTTGAAAACTGAAATGAACTATTAGACTTTTCCACGCGGGTAGCCAATTCGTTCCCAGACAAAATTAAAAATCAAGCATCTAAGAAAGCTACCGAACTGCAAGGTGTCTTTGGGGTTGACAGCGTCTCTGGTGCTTTATTTTCCGCTACCTTTGCTGCTGGTGGTGGAGACTATGATAAGTTCTTCTTTAATGTAAAGAATGGTCGGGGTAATTTTAGAAATTTACTCGAAAAGGGTAGTTCTTACAATAATCTGCAAAAGGTCTTTAACGATTACAAGCAGTTAATTAGCTCTAACGGTTTGTACATTAATAAAGGTGGTGCTTATTCCAGTAACTTCTTAAAGTTTCACCAGTTAGCTTTTAGTGTGGGTTCCAGTTCTGGTTACAATTTTGCTTTTGCTGGTGAAAGCGCTAAACGCTTGGAATTTGGCCAGAAAGCAATCGAGTACCCACGTGACACTTACGAAATTAAGGCACCTACAAATAGCCAAAATGGTAATGGTACCCTTCTAGGTAGTTTTACTAAAAGTAAAAGTAATGGCAAAGAACAAAGTGGGCAAGATGAGGATAACCAGACCAGTGAAACGATTGAGCTTTACAAAAGCAGCGTTCCTAGTGGTAAAGAGGCGGGTAAAAATGCGCTTGCTATTACCAATCAACAACTAATTTCGGCTTTAGAAAATGCTGCAAAAGATAATAAAACCTCCCAACCACAAGCACGATCACTTACAGCTTCTGATCAAGTTCAAATTACACAAAGTTCAGATAAGGTTATTGGTTACATCACCACATCTAATTTGGACATTGACAACAACAATACCTTTGATGTTGGTAAGTTAAACGGTGATAAGTCAACCAGCAAAATCATTGTTAACGCTACTTTAAAAACCTTAAACAAGATCAACACCTTGCAAAGCGAAGAGGGCATTATTCTGCCCCATCCACAAAAATATAAGAGTACTGATCCACAAGCTGTCGCTACCGTTCAGGGTCCAAGTATTATTGGTGTTCATGCTAACGCTAAGGAAAACGCTGAAACCCAAAAATTTATCAACTGGTTTATTAACCAAAAAGAAACTTGACCTGAAAATAGTAAGGGAAATAAGAATGGCCAAAATTGTCAAATGACCGCAGCACAATACTTTGCTAAGAGCTCTGGTTATGTTTTACCTTACAGTGAAACGTTTACTAAACAAAGTGAAGACGAACACAGCAAAACTAAAGACGCTTATAAGATCTTGAAAGATGTAAACGATGGTAAGTTAGTTGGTTACAGTGATCCAAGTGATTTCCGTTCTGGTAAATTCCGTGACACAATTGTCGCTGCTTTTAGTGGTGCTGTAAGCTCTAAAGCTGACTTTAATAAGTTCTTTAAAGATTTTGAACAACAATTAGGTCAAGAATACAGAAGGGGTTAA
- a CDS encoding MPN413 family protein, translated as MYTPHTNSWTESGWRIPSWWRWSVQRWSGWSFKIVRANKALRVMAKTKMPLVLIPPSPNKPYSKLAINQELHLIPPKKTSPATSSSLKPPRRPRGCLNGRLSWRCPTLSRKVRVPTIKVPMVRAPSTPP; from the coding sequence ATTTACACCCCTCATACGAACTCGTGGACTGAAAGCGGGTGGAGGATACCAAGTTGGTGGCGCTGGTCCGTTCAGCGTTGGTCAGGGTGAAGTTTCAAGATAGTTCGAGCCAACAAGGCACTGAGAGTAATGGCCAAGACCAAAATGCCCTTAGTTTTGATACCACCAAGTCCCAACAAGCCTTACAGCAAGCTGGCGATCAATCAGGAACTTCATCTAATTCCACCCAAGAAGACTTCGCCAGCTACATCCTCATCTTTAAAGCCGCCCCGAAGGCCACGTGGGTGTTTGAACGGAAGATTAAGTTGGCGTTGCCCTACGTTAAGCAGGAAAGTCAGGGTTCCGACGATCAAGGTTCCAATGGTAAGGGCTCCCTCTACACCACCTTAA
- a CDS encoding lipoprotein, with amino-acid sequence MRKKKFLSRFAFGSLFLLCGTILSACTGIQADLRNLIKEATGKDIDLSKSIKTTDGKKNIITSSKKSYEVNPKDTTKLLLDAWKQSFEEGKLGIAELAFDQATNPTKNSDFKMERKVEYFNMEYKSFSDFSVNARLSYIFNWYGSYFGEKSFTANNGGKHNFDLFLSIKSHSKKQFTEKSFIVKDENFQDQDKSQQIITEWIQLDLSLIWSLKGQDELSRKSLDKIFLKDYITYSANEKQINLFTYLQHLIK; translated from the coding sequence ATGCGCAAAAAGAAATTTTTGTCAAGGTTTGCTTTTGGTTCTTTATTTTTGTTATGTGGAACAATTTTAAGCGCTTGCACTGGTATCCAAGCTGATCTTAGAAATCTTATTAAAGAAGCCACCGGTAAAGACATTGATTTGTCTAAATCAATTAAAACTACAGATGGTAAAAAGAACATAATAACTTCTTCAAAGAAGTCTTACGAAGTTAATCCGAAAGATACAACAAAATTGTTGTTAGACGCATGAAAACAAAGTTTTGAAGAGGGTAAATTAGGTATTGCGGAACTTGCTTTCGATCAAGCAACTAACCCCACAAAAAATAGCGATTTTAAAATGGAGCGGAAAGTTGAGTATTTCAATATGGAATATAAAAGCTTTAGTGACTTTTCAGTTAATGCTAGGTTAAGCTATATCTTTAATTGGTATGGGAGTTATTTTGGAGAAAAAAGTTTCACTGCCAATAATGGCGGTAAGCATAATTTCGATCTTTTCCTTAGTATTAAATCTCATTCAAAAAAACAATTTACAGAAAAAAGTTTCATTGTTAAAGATGAAAATTTTCAAGATCAAGATAAAAGTCAACAAATAATTACAGAATGGATTCAGCTTGATCTTTCACTGATTTGATCATTAAAAGGACAAGATGAACTTAGCAGAAAAAGTCTGGATAAAATTTTTTTAAAAGACTATATTACTTACAGTGCTAACGAAAAACAAATTAATTTATTCACCTACTTACAGCATTTGATTAAGTAA
- the ruvX gene encoding Holliday junction resolvase RuvX, protein MQYILGIDFGLKRIGTALANTIDRFPSPFRVFAVQNNLQQAVNTLFKDLKQAGYELVQIVIGFPHFHYQSSIQVSIHKFVELIKTRFNVPVTLIDESGTTSEVKANLQELGLKNRTFKKAKDTLAATLILERFLNQQKPN, encoded by the coding sequence GTGCAGTACATTTTAGGCATTGATTTTGGTTTGAAGAGAATTGGTACAGCACTAGCCAATACCATTGACCGCTTTCCAAGTCCCTTCCGCGTGTTTGCGGTACAAAATAATTTGCAACAAGCCGTTAATACCCTTTTTAAGGATTTAAAGCAAGCTGGTTATGAATTAGTGCAAATAGTGATTGGCTTTCCCCACTTCCACTACCAGTCAAGTATCCAAGTGAGCATTCACAAGTTTGTGGAACTAATAAAAACCCGCTTTAATGTACCAGTAACACTCATTGATGAAAGTGGTACTACGAGTGAGGTAAAAGCTAACTTGCAGGAATTAGGCTTAAAAAACAGAACCTTTAAAAAGGCCAAGGACACCTTAGCGGCTACCTTAATCTTAGAGCGTTTCTTAAACCAACAAAAACCCAATTAA
- a CDS encoding MgpC family cytadherence protein: MGSNAVPSLWYWVVDERTTSGSATWWAKTHLNFGTEVQKSFVENQLGFKDDSNSDSKNSNLKAQDLTQPAYLITGLDVVQDHLVFAAFKAGAVGYDMTTDSNASTKDQALAWSTTAGLDSAGGYNNLVENTAGLNGPINDLFTLLDTFAYVTPVSGMKGGSQNNEEVQTKYPVKDDSKASAKIASLINASPLNSYGDDGVTVFDALGLNFNFKLDEARLPSRTDQLLVYGIVNESELKSARENAQSTSDDNSNTKVKWTKPPRTTSPCRITTVPISPKRVTEEERSSGNN; the protein is encoded by the coding sequence ATGGGTTCAAACGCGGTACCGAGTTTGTGGTATTGGGTCGTGGATGAGCGAACCACGTCCGGGAGTGCGACTTGATGAGCGAAGACACATTTGAACTTCGGCACTGAAGTTCAAAAAAGCTTCGTTGAAAACCAGTTGGGGTTTAAAGATGACTCCAATTCGGATTCCAAAAATTCGAATTTGAAGGCCCAAGACCTCACCCAACCCGCCTACCTCATCACTGGCCTTGACGTTGTCCAAGACCACCTCGTCTTTGCGGCCTTCAAAGCGGGCGCGGTGGGGTATGATATGACGACTGATTCGAACGCTTCCACCAAAGACCAAGCGCTCGCCTGGTCGACCACGGCCGGGTTGGACAGTGCTGGGGGGTACAACAACCTGGTGGAAAACACGGCCGGACTGAACGGCCCGATTAACGACTTGTTTACCCTGCTCGACACCTTTGCCTATGTGACCCCGGTGAGTGGGATGAAAGGGGGGAGTCAGAATAACGAAGAAGTGCAGACCAAGTATCCCGTTAAGGATGATAGTAAGGCTTCCGCCAAAATTGCGTCCTTAATTAATGCCAGTCCACTCAACAGTTATGGGGATGATGGGGTGACCGTGTTTGATGCGTTGGGCCTTAACTTTAACTTTAAGTTGGACGAGGCGCGCTTGCCATCGCGCACCGATCAACTGCTTGTGTATGGGATTGTAAACGAAAGTGAACTGAAGTCCGCGCGCGAAAATGCCCAGTCGACCTCCGATGATAATTCAAACACCAAAGTCAAGTGAACCAAACCGCCTCGCACTACCTCCCCGTGCCGTATTACTACAGTGCCAATTTCCCCGAAGCGGGTAACAGAAGAAGAGCGGAGCAGCGGGAATAATTAG
- the cypl gene encoding ABC transporter thiamine pyrophosphate-binding lipoprotein p37/Cypl: MLKRKKLLQGFLKFLPLIIPATIFVSCARRESNHLIFNISLDHDADASISKFFELYSNNLSKKLDKKVTVSFNIIDDSFTKISNIQTAKADFAFVNSQSIKDNGIEGFNLILQTQTDAFKEDTNLDYYSDGQLKSKAEKMTTLFSKTPYKDWEDTAQQWTGSRYNFLYETNKLINFYRGMILITGSEEEIKKIKEAWDQKKWSDFMNYGIGHGSSGSAGKFQLPDLLLRKHFGSSYPGLQNAINQNPDKFANVRGREIGRDNKIKIVFDDANSFAWTHNDKNATNHFYTPTENNGKGDSEKSNNKNNKVEILTYTDPMLYDIGIVSDTLSDRYQKAIAEVFVELAKTKQDIYGPSYGYNGYNLITDPNKEILDVIHKTYG; the protein is encoded by the coding sequence GTGTTAAAAAGAAAAAAACTGCTCCAGGGTTTCTTGAAATTTTTACCGCTTATCATTCCCGCAACCATTTTTGTTAGCTGTGCAAGACGTGAAAGTAATCACCTCATCTTCAACATTTCACTCGATCACGACGCTGATGCTTCTATTAGTAAGTTCTTTGAACTTTACTCTAATAATTTAAGTAAAAAACTAGATAAAAAGGTTACCGTTAGCTTCAACATTATTGATGACTCTTTTACCAAAATTAGCAACATTCAAACTGCTAAAGCTGACTTTGCTTTCGTTAATTCTCAAAGTATTAAAGATAACGGAATAGAAGGATTTAATCTTATTCTTCAAACTCAAACTGATGCATTTAAGGAAGACACCAATTTAGATTATTACAGTGACGGTCAGTTGAAATCTAAAGCAGAAAAAATGACCACTTTATTTTCAAAAACGCCATATAAAGATTGAGAAGATACCGCACAACAATGAACCGGTAGCCGCTATAACTTTTTGTATGAAACAAACAAACTAATCAATTTCTACAGAGGCATGATTTTAATCACAGGTAGTGAGGAAGAAATTAAAAAAATTAAAGAAGCTTGAGATCAAAAGAAATGAAGTGATTTCATGAATTATGGCATCGGTCATGGCTCAAGTGGTTCAGCTGGAAAGTTCCAACTACCTGATCTTTTATTAAGAAAGCACTTTGGCTCTAGTTACCCCGGTTTGCAAAATGCAATTAACCAAAACCCTGATAAGTTTGCTAATGTTAGAGGTCGAGAAATAGGTAGAGACAATAAAATCAAAATTGTCTTTGATGATGCTAATTCCTTTGCTTGAACTCACAACGACAAGAATGCAACTAATCACTTTTATACACCAACAGAAAATAATGGCAAAGGTGATTCAGAAAAAAGCAATAATAAAAATAATAAAGTCGAAATCTTAACCTATACTGATCCAATGCTGTATGACATTGGCATTGTAAGTGATACTTTAAGTGATCGCTATCAAAAAGCAATTGCTGAAGTTTTTGTGGAACTAGCTAAAACAAAACAAGATATTTATGGCCCTTCATATGGTTACAACGGTTACAATTTGATTACGGACCCTAACAAAGAAATCTTGGATGTAATTCATAAAACATATGGTTAA
- a CDS encoding PhnE/PtxC family ABC transporter permease gives MTSLFFYQISDKQKRWNWYWKLALAIIVLVVIIYSFIDNFSGFNVSGFRNFSRNFIRLFTPDTARDYFLGSYLLQTIFYVVSGSILGFVIALWFSYLTAFKIQPLYIALPTRLFTIFLRSFPVLVFAFLFNNLFNKQLTATLTITWFSWLWSTKYITAFFENSALKQFFNQSSRYIHKFKAFWNTVVISQAERLWLFLLYSLEANFRWTTVLSIAGITGIGELIATPLGGTVQLNLVLIPMLTLIGFLLFLEASVFLLTKFVLQKQSQAGDYFLQAKTLQKRKWKKVMIYILALVLAAFTLANLVQLDYTVKAPGFVADFFKQFFQTKTAFLISEDANINPLLMLLKLTTQAISLITLVFVLALLFGFLASKLFSTITSISLKLLLLVIRVIPSVLLFRLFDPIIFRPETTIIFVLAIHSAASYGQLITINFDNANEGVINNMQNHGFSRFYILWNYLIPTTKPQLLNTLSDSFDNAIRDLVVFGIFGGSIIGGRINNFFERAQYSELGTITLPLMVYLMVFEVILMAVRLNKLKVWQRHLW, from the coding sequence ATGACTAGCTTGTTTTTCTATCAAATATCAGATAAGCAAAAGCGTTGAAATTGGTATTGAAAGTTAGCTTTAGCGATTATTGTTTTAGTTGTTATTATCTACAGCTTTATCGATAACTTTTCCGGTTTTAACGTATCTGGTTTTAGGAATTTTAGTCGTAATTTTATCCGGTTATTCACCCCTGACACAGCACGTGATTACTTTTTGGGCTCTTACCTACTGCAAACCATTTTTTATGTCGTGAGTGGTAGTATTTTGGGATTTGTCATAGCCCTGTGGTTTTCGTACCTCACTGCCTTTAAAATCCAGCCACTTTACATCGCTTTACCAACTCGCTTATTCACCATTTTTCTGCGTTCCTTTCCAGTACTTGTGTTTGCTTTTTTGTTTAACAATTTGTTTAACAAACAACTAACAGCAACCTTAACGATTACCTGGTTTAGTTGATTGTGAAGCACTAAGTACATAACTGCTTTTTTTGAAAACAGTGCTTTAAAACAATTTTTTAACCAAAGCTCTAGATATATACATAAATTCAAAGCTTTTTGGAATACCGTTGTTATTTCCCAAGCTGAGCGCTTATGGTTGTTTTTGCTCTACAGCTTGGAAGCTAACTTTCGCTGAACAACAGTTTTGAGTATTGCTGGCATTACTGGAATTGGTGAGCTCATTGCCACACCTCTAGGGGGCACAGTGCAGCTTAACTTAGTTTTAATACCGATGTTAACTTTGATCGGCTTTTTACTGTTTTTAGAAGCGAGTGTTTTTCTGTTAACTAAGTTTGTTTTACAAAAACAGAGCCAAGCCGGTGATTACTTTTTACAAGCTAAAACACTGCAAAAGAGAAAGTGAAAAAAAGTGATGATTTACATCCTAGCTTTGGTTTTAGCGGCTTTTACCTTGGCTAATTTAGTACAGTTGGACTATACGGTTAAAGCGCCAGGGTTTGTGGCTGACTTTTTTAAACAGTTCTTTCAAACAAAAACAGCTTTTTTAATTAGTGAAGACGCTAACATTAACCCACTTTTAATGTTGTTAAAACTCACAACTCAAGCGATTAGTTTAATTACCTTAGTGTTTGTGTTAGCACTCTTGTTTGGCTTTTTAGCATCAAAGCTGTTTTCCACTATAACCTCAATTAGCTTAAAACTGTTACTTTTAGTGATTAGGGTAATTCCCAGTGTCTTACTGTTCCGCTTATTTGATCCAATTATTTTTCGCCCAGAAACTACCATTATCTTTGTTTTAGCAATCCACAGTGCTGCTAGTTATGGTCAACTGATAACGATTAACTTTGATAATGCCAACGAAGGGGTAATTAACAACATGCAGAACCACGGCTTTAGTAGGTTTTACATCTTGTGAAATTACCTCATACCAACCACTAAGCCCCAACTGTTAAATACGTTAAGTGATAGCTTTGATAATGCCATCCGCGACTTAGTTGTGTTTGGGATCTTTGGTGGTTCGATTATTGGGGGGCGAATTAACAATTTCTTTGAGCGAGCACAGTACTCTGAATTGGGCACAATAACCTTACCCTTAATGGTTTACTTAATGGTGTTTGAAGTCATTTTAATGGCAGTACGGTTAAACAAACTCAAAGTGTGACAGCGCCATCTGTGGTAG
- a CDS encoding DUF16 domain-containing protein codes for MKEKIPFYNEKEFNEMMKKTKKGTFSGWYIINPENNSVEFSGSFNRQFKLNKPIIPVNTEYVTRKEFNEYKDSNDQRLIKIETTLTAQGEQINKLTQTVEKQGEQIRELQVEQKAQGEQIKAQGETLKLILQTLQKMSDRLDKIDPPK; via the coding sequence ATGAAAGAGAAAATTCCGTTTTATAACGAAAAGGAATTTAACGAGATGATGAAAAAGACCAAAAAGGGCACTTTTTCGGGATGATACATCATTAATCCAGAAAACAACAGTGTGGAATTCTCTGGCAGTTTCAATAGACAATTTAAACTTAACAAACCGATTATCCCAGTGAACACGGAATACGTAACGCGTAAAGAGTTCAACGAGTACAAAGACTCAAACGACCAACGACTTATAAAGATTGAAACCACTTTGACCGCCCAAGGTGAACAAATCAACAAATTGACTCAAACTGTTGAAAAACAGGGCGAACAAATTAGAGAACTTCAAGTGGAGCAAAAAGCTCAGGGTGAGCAAATTAAAGCTCAGGGAGAAACCTTAAAGCTAATCTTGCAAACGCTGCAAAAAATGAGTGATCGTTTGGACAAAATTGATCCACCCAAATAG